The following coding sequences lie in one Xanthomonas hyacinthi genomic window:
- a CDS encoding SDR family oxidoreductase, with product MTYFVTGATGFIGRYLMANLMRRKGLIHVLVRKESQRKFDALVREHGWDGKRLVVLHGDVGADCCGLDEAQRQTLRGKVRHFFHLAALYDLTAKAEAQRVANLDGTRNALELAVQIGAGTFHHTSSIAVAGLYPGIFREDMFEEAEGLEDPYLRTKHDAEALVRAETRIKWRIYRPGMVVGDSRTGAIDKIDGPYYFFPLIKKLRQLLPPWAPMLGIEGGRINLVPVDFVADAMDHIAHKPKLDGHTFHLTDPEPLRVGEVLNVFCRAGHAPEMTLRVDARMFAFVPAGIRAAVGGLPPIRRFTGMLLRDFRIPREVLKFITYPTRFDSRETERALKGSGIAVPRLQDYAWRLWDHWERQLDPDLFVDRTLKGKVRGKVVLITGGSSGIGLATAQRVAEAGATTIIVARGEQELHAARDAMNAKGGKVFAYTADLSDLAGCDALLQTVLEAHGHVDVLINNAGRSIRRSIELSYDRFHDFERTMQLNYFGSLRLIMGVLPGMTARRKGHIINVSSIGVLANSPRFSAYVASKAALDAWSRCAQGELSGKGISFTTVNMPLVKTPMIAPTKMYDSVPTLSVEEAADLMVKAIIERPSRVATRLGIFAALVNAVAPKAYELVMNTAFELFPDSAAAKGDRKALRETRPSQEQIAFAALMRGMHW from the coding sequence ATGACCTATTTCGTTACCGGCGCCACCGGTTTCATCGGCCGCTATCTGATGGCCAACCTGATGCGGCGCAAAGGCCTCATCCACGTCCTGGTCCGCAAGGAGTCGCAACGCAAGTTCGATGCGCTGGTGCGCGAGCACGGCTGGGACGGCAAGCGCCTGGTGGTGCTGCACGGCGATGTCGGCGCCGACTGCTGCGGCCTGGACGAAGCGCAACGGCAGACGCTGCGCGGCAAGGTCAGGCACTTCTTCCACCTGGCCGCGCTGTACGACCTCACCGCCAAGGCCGAGGCGCAGCGCGTGGCCAATCTCGACGGCACCCGCAACGCCTTGGAACTGGCCGTGCAGATCGGCGCCGGCACCTTCCATCACACCAGCTCGATCGCGGTGGCCGGGCTGTATCCGGGCATCTTCCGCGAGGACATGTTCGAAGAGGCCGAAGGCCTGGAGGATCCCTACCTGCGCACCAAGCACGATGCCGAGGCGCTGGTGCGCGCGGAAACCCGGATCAAGTGGCGTATCTACCGCCCGGGCATGGTGGTCGGCGATTCGCGCACGGGCGCGATCGACAAGATCGACGGGCCGTACTATTTCTTCCCGCTGATCAAGAAACTGCGCCAGCTGCTGCCGCCGTGGGCGCCGATGCTGGGCATCGAGGGCGGACGCATCAACCTGGTGCCGGTGGATTTCGTCGCCGATGCGATGGACCACATCGCGCACAAGCCCAAGCTCGACGGCCACACCTTCCACCTCACCGACCCGGAACCGCTGCGCGTGGGCGAGGTGCTCAACGTGTTCTGCCGCGCCGGCCACGCGCCGGAGATGACCTTGCGGGTGGATGCGCGGATGTTCGCCTTCGTGCCGGCGGGGATCCGTGCCGCGGTCGGCGGCCTGCCGCCGATCCGCCGCTTCACCGGCATGCTGCTGCGCGATTTCCGCATCCCGCGCGAAGTGCTGAAGTTCATCACCTATCCCACGCGCTTCGACAGCCGCGAGACCGAGCGCGCGCTGAAGGGCAGCGGCATCGCCGTGCCGCGGCTGCAGGATTACGCCTGGCGCCTGTGGGACCACTGGGAACGGCAGCTGGATCCGGACCTGTTCGTGGACCGCACGCTGAAGGGCAAGGTGCGCGGCAAGGTGGTGCTGATCACCGGCGGTTCCTCGGGCATCGGCCTGGCCACCGCGCAGCGCGTGGCCGAGGCCGGCGCCACCACGATCATCGTCGCCCGCGGCGAGCAGGAATTGCATGCCGCGCGCGATGCGATGAACGCCAAGGGCGGCAAGGTGTTCGCCTATACCGCCGACCTGTCCGACCTGGCCGGCTGCGATGCGCTGCTCCAGACCGTGCTCGAAGCGCATGGCCACGTCGATGTGCTGATCAACAACGCCGGCCGCTCGATCCGCCGCTCGATCGAGCTCAGCTACGACCGCTTCCACGACTTCGAGCGCACCATGCAGCTGAACTACTTCGGCAGCCTGCGCCTGATCATGGGCGTGCTGCCGGGCATGACCGCGCGGCGCAAGGGCCACATCATCAACGTCAGCTCGATCGGCGTGCTGGCCAATTCGCCGCGCTTCTCCGCCTACGTCGCGTCGAAGGCGGCGCTGGACGCGTGGAGCCGCTGCGCGCAGGGCGAACTGTCGGGCAAGGGCATCAGCTTCACCACGGTCAACATGCCGCTGGTGAAGACGCCGATGATCGCGCCGACCAAGATGTACGACAGCGTGCCGACGCTGAGCGTGGAAGAGGCGGCGGACCTGATGGTCAAGGCGATCATCGAGCGCCCGAGCCGGGTGGCGACGCGGCTGGGCATCTTCGCCGCGCTGGTCAACGCGGTCGCGCCGAAGGCCTACGAGCTGGTGATGAACACCGCCTTCG
- the hutC gene encoding histidine utilization repressor codes for MSQARPAATLNHRIRSDIEGRIRSGEWPPGHRIPFEHELMAQYACSRMTVNKVLAMLADAGMIERRRRAGSFVARPHPHMEQVALEIPDIPVEVAARGHAYRFELLERRQRAPRAALAQEVEVAAAGTLLALHCLHFADGRPFALEERVINPVAVPQALQMDFAVVVPGSWLLQHVPWTRAEHRISAIGATPAQAARLQVAAGTACLLIDRQTWRGEQAVTFVRQVFLGDTYDLVARFSPGTR; via the coding sequence ATGAGCCAGGCCCGGCCCGCGGCGACGCTCAACCACCGCATCCGCAGCGACATCGAAGGCCGTATCCGCAGCGGCGAATGGCCGCCGGGTCATCGCATTCCCTTCGAGCACGAACTGATGGCGCAGTACGCCTGCTCGCGGATGACGGTCAACAAGGTGCTGGCGATGCTGGCCGACGCCGGCATGATCGAGCGCCGCCGCCGCGCCGGCTCGTTCGTGGCGCGGCCGCATCCGCACATGGAACAGGTGGCGCTGGAGATCCCCGACATTCCGGTCGAGGTCGCCGCGCGCGGCCATGCCTATCGCTTCGAACTGCTCGAGCGGCGCCAGCGCGCGCCGCGCGCCGCGCTGGCGCAGGAGGTCGAGGTCGCCGCCGCCGGCACGCTGCTGGCGCTGCACTGCCTGCACTTCGCCGACGGGCGCCCGTTCGCATTGGAGGAGCGAGTGATCAACCCGGTGGCGGTACCGCAAGCGCTGCAGATGGATTTCGCGGTCGTCGTGCCCGGTAGCTGGCTGTTGCAGCACGTGCCGTGGACCCGCGCCGAACACCGCATCAGCGCGATCGGCGCCACCCCCGCGCAGGCGGCGCGGCTGCAGGTGGCGGCCGGCACCGCCTGCCTGCTGATCGACCGGCAGACCTGGCGCGGCGAGCAGGCCGTGACCTTCGTGCGCCAGGTGTTCCTCGGCGACACCTACGACCTGGTGGCGCGGTTCTCGCCCGGCACGCGCTGA
- a CDS encoding formimidoylglutamate deiminase: MQTLAQQQAGGNEATSAFWCAQALLPEGWARDVRLEVRGGCIVTVQSGVAAASGDQTLAIAVPGLGNLHSHAFQRGMAGLTEVGGRSGDSFWSWRELMYRFLQRLDPDSMQAIAEQAYVEMLEAGFTRVGEFHYLHHAADGRPYADRAEMAQRLAAAAQTSGIGLTLLPVFYAHADFGGAAPNPAQQRLIHDVDGYAALLDGSRRALRGLDDAVLGIAPHSLRAVTPDELAALLPLCEGPVHIHIAEQTREVEACLAWSGQRPVQWLLAHAPVDARWCLVHATHVNAGEVQAIAASGAVVGLCPITEANLGDGLFPMRAFVDAGGRFGVGSDSNVLIDAAEELRLLEYGQRLQLRGRNVLASDAAASSGRFLLQSAAQGAAQALGVAQGLQVGAQADLVELDPAHPALCARSGDAWLDSWIFAARRGAVRSVWRNGRALVRDGRHHRRDAVAATYARALTALLDA, from the coding sequence GTGCAGACCCTGGCGCAGCAACAGGCAGGCGGGAACGAGGCAACCAGCGCTTTCTGGTGCGCGCAGGCGCTGCTGCCGGAGGGCTGGGCGCGCGACGTGCGGCTCGAGGTGCGCGGCGGGTGCATCGTCACGGTGCAGTCCGGCGTGGCCGCGGCGTCCGGCGACCAGACGCTGGCGATCGCCGTGCCCGGGCTGGGCAACCTGCACAGCCACGCGTTCCAGCGCGGCATGGCCGGCTTGACCGAAGTCGGTGGCCGCAGCGGCGACAGTTTCTGGAGCTGGCGCGAGCTGATGTACCGCTTCCTGCAGCGGCTGGACCCGGACAGCATGCAAGCCATCGCCGAACAGGCCTACGTGGAGATGCTCGAGGCCGGCTTCACCCGCGTCGGCGAATTCCACTACCTGCACCACGCCGCCGATGGCCGGCCGTATGCCGACCGCGCCGAGATGGCGCAGCGCCTGGCCGCCGCCGCGCAGACCAGCGGCATTGGCCTGACCCTGCTGCCGGTGTTCTACGCACATGCCGATTTCGGCGGTGCCGCGCCGAATCCGGCGCAGCAGCGGCTGATCCACGATGTGGACGGCTACGCCGCGCTGCTCGACGGCAGCCGCCGCGCGCTGCGCGGCCTCGACGACGCGGTGCTGGGCATCGCCCCGCACAGCCTGCGCGCGGTCACCCCGGACGAGCTGGCCGCGCTGCTGCCGCTGTGCGAAGGCCCGGTGCACATCCACATCGCCGAGCAGACCCGCGAGGTCGAGGCCTGCCTGGCCTGGAGCGGGCAGCGGCCGGTGCAGTGGCTGCTGGCGCACGCGCCGGTGGACGCGCGCTGGTGCCTGGTCCACGCCACCCATGTCAATGCCGGCGAAGTGCAGGCGATCGCTGCCAGCGGCGCGGTGGTCGGCCTGTGCCCGATCACCGAGGCCAATCTGGGCGACGGGCTGTTCCCGATGCGCGCATTCGTCGATGCCGGCGGGCGCTTCGGCGTCGGCTCCGATTCCAATGTGCTGATCGACGCGGCAGAGGAATTGCGCCTGCTCGAATACGGCCAGCGCCTGCAGCTGCGCGGGCGCAACGTGCTCGCCAGCGACGCCGCGGCGTCCAGCGGCCGCTTCCTGCTGCAGTCCGCCGCGCAGGGCGCGGCGCAGGCGCTGGGCGTGGCGCAGGGCCTGCAGGTGGGCGCGCAGGCCGACCTGGTCGAACTGGATCCGGCGCATCCGGCGCTGTGCGCGCGCAGCGGCGACGCCTGGCTGGACAGCTGGATCTTCGCCGCGCGGCGCGGCGCGGTGCGTTCGGTCTGGCGCAACGGCCGCGCGCTGGTGCGCGACGGCCGCCATCATCGCCGCGACGCGGTCGCCGCGACCTATGCACGCGCGCTGACCGCGCTGCTGGACGCATGA
- the hutI gene encoding imidazolonepropionase, with protein sequence MPCDTLWHNAHLMTLDAEDGGLGQVRDGVVACRDGRIVYAGAAAALPAPLAALHSVDCGGRWIGPGLIDCHTHLVYAGNRAGEFEQRLLGASYADIARAGGGIVATVRATRAADEAALLAASLPRLDALLAEGVTTVEIKSGYGLTLDDELRLLRVARRLGELRPVAVAPTFLGAHAVPPGADAQTYIDEVCERMIPEVAAQGLAEAVDVFCEHLAFSPAQTEQVFQAAQRHGLALKIHAEQLSNQGGAALAARYGARSADHVEYLDAAGVAAMAAAGTVAVLLPGAFYFTRDTQLPPIAALRAAGVPRALATDCNPGTSPLTSPLLAMNLAATLFRMSVAECIAGFTREAARALGRHEQVGRLRAGLHCDLAIWDIEEPAELVYRMGFNPLHARIWRGQCATRSCCARAQ encoded by the coding sequence ATGCCCTGCGACACGCTCTGGCACAACGCCCACCTGATGACGCTGGACGCCGAGGACGGCGGGCTGGGACAAGTCCGCGACGGCGTGGTCGCCTGCCGCGACGGCCGCATCGTCTATGCCGGCGCCGCCGCGGCGCTGCCGGCGCCGCTGGCTGCGCTGCACAGCGTCGACTGCGGCGGGCGCTGGATCGGCCCGGGCCTGATCGACTGCCACACCCACCTGGTCTACGCCGGCAACCGCGCTGGCGAGTTCGAACAGCGCCTGCTCGGCGCCAGCTACGCCGACATCGCCCGCGCCGGCGGCGGCATCGTCGCCACCGTGCGCGCCACCCGCGCCGCCGACGAGGCCGCGCTGCTCGCCGCCAGCCTGCCGCGGCTGGACGCGCTGCTGGCCGAGGGCGTGACCACGGTGGAGATCAAGTCCGGCTACGGGCTGACCCTGGACGACGAACTGCGCCTGCTGCGGGTGGCGCGGCGCCTGGGCGAACTGCGCCCGGTGGCGGTGGCGCCAACCTTCCTCGGCGCACACGCGGTGCCGCCCGGCGCCGACGCGCAGACCTACATCGACGAAGTCTGCGAACGCATGATCCCGGAGGTCGCCGCGCAGGGCCTGGCCGAGGCCGTGGACGTGTTCTGCGAGCACCTGGCCTTCAGCCCGGCGCAGACCGAGCAGGTGTTCCAGGCCGCGCAGCGGCATGGCCTGGCGCTGAAGATCCATGCCGAGCAGCTATCCAACCAGGGCGGCGCGGCACTGGCGGCGCGCTACGGCGCGCGCTCGGCCGACCACGTCGAGTACCTGGACGCCGCCGGCGTCGCCGCGATGGCCGCCGCCGGCACCGTGGCGGTGCTGCTGCCGGGCGCGTTCTACTTCACCCGCGACACGCAGCTGCCGCCGATCGCCGCGCTGCGCGCCGCCGGCGTGCCGCGTGCGCTGGCCACCGACTGCAATCCCGGCACCTCGCCGCTGACCAGCCCGCTGCTGGCGATGAACCTGGCGGCGACGCTGTTCCGCATGAGCGTGGCCGAATGCATCGCCGGCTTCACCCGCGAAGCGGCACGCGCGCTCGGACGCCATGAGCAGGTCGGCCGGCTGCGCGCCGGGCTGCACTGCGACCTGGCGATCTGGGACATCGAAGAACCGGCCGAACTGGTCTACCGCATGGGCTTCAACCCGCTGCATGCGCGCATCTGGAGGGGACAATGCGCAACGAGATCGTGCTGCGCCCGGGCGCAGTAA